Proteins encoded together in one Bos indicus isolate NIAB-ARS_2022 breed Sahiwal x Tharparkar chromosome 3, NIAB-ARS_B.indTharparkar_mat_pri_1.0, whole genome shotgun sequence window:
- the CLDN19 gene encoding claudin-19: protein MANSGLQLLGYFLAMGGWVGIIASTALPQWKQSSYAGDAIITAVGLYEGLWMSCASQSTGQVQCKLYDSLLALEGHIQSARALMVVAVLLGFVAMVLSVVGMKCTRVGDSNPIAKGRVAIAGGALFLLAGLCTLTAVSWYATLVTQEFFNPSTPVNARYEFGPALFVGWAAAGLALLGGSFLCCTCPEPERANNSPQPYRPGPSTAAREPVVKLSASTKGPLGV from the exons ATGGCCAACTCCGGCCTTCAGCTCCTGGGCTACTTCCTGGCTATGGGTGGCTGGGTGGGCATCATCGCCAGCACAGCCCTGCCGCAGTGGAAGCAGTCCTCCTACGCGGGAGACGCTATCATCACCGCTGTGGGCCTCTATGAAGGGCTCTGGATGTCCTGCGCCTCCCAGAGCACCGGTCAGGTGCAGTGCAAGCTTTATGACTCGCTGCTCGCCCTGGAAG GTCACATCCAGTCAGCACGAGCCCTGATGGTGGTGGCTGTGCTCCTGGGCTTCGTGGCCATGGTCCTCAGTGTCGTCGGCATGAAGTGCACCCGGGTCGGAGACAGCAACCCCATCGCCAAGGGCCGTGTCGCCATCGCTGGGGGTGCCCTCTTCCTCCTGGCGG GCCTCTGCACTTTGACGGCCGTCTCATGGTATGCCACCCTGGTGACCCAGGAGTTCTTCAACCCCAGCACACCTGTCAACGCCAG GTACGAGTTCGGCCCAGCCCTGTTTGTGGGCTGGGCGGCCGCCGGCCTGGCCCTGCTGGGCGGCTCCTTCCTCTGCTGCACGTGTCCGGAGCCGGAACGAGCCAACAACAGCCCGCAGCCCTACCGGCCAGGCCCCTCCACGGCTGCCCGAGA ACCAGTTGTTAAATTGTCCGCCTCCACCAAGGGCCCCCTGGGTGTGTAA